One stretch of Centroberyx gerrardi isolate f3 chromosome 13, fCenGer3.hap1.cur.20231027, whole genome shotgun sequence DNA includes these proteins:
- the LOC144542138 gene encoding uncharacterized protein LOC144542138 isoform X1, which translates to MVYGHLTFPLCTPSADNSAGLAEAAVRTEEIHHQEPDLACEVCLDEEAKTVCQLCRHLAACETCDALLNQCPYCLCEIASRVTVHRGNIEDADDEHGRGRNLFRCPEWVTDCACARPFKRTPEEEVDNP; encoded by the exons ATGGTGTATGGGCATCTCACCTTTCCCTTATGT ACCCCATCTGCTGACAACTCAGCTGGTTTAGCTGAAGCAGCGGTGAGAACTG aaGAGATACATCATCAGGAGCCGGACCTTGCCTGTGAGGTCTGTCTGGACGAGGAAGCAAAGACTGTGTGTCAGCTCTGTAGACACCTGGCGGCATGCGAGACGTGTGATGCACTTCTGAATCAGTGTCCCTACTGTCTATGTGAGATCGCAAGCCGAGTGACCGTCCATCG GGGCAACATTGAAGATGCTGATGATGAACACGGACGAGGACGAAACCTTTTCAG GTGTCCTGAATGGGTGACTGATTGCGCCTGCGCCCGCCCCTTTAAAAGGACTCCTGAAGAAGAGGTGGATAATCCATAA
- the LOC144542138 gene encoding uncharacterized protein LOC144542138 isoform X2, with product MGTPSADNSAGLAEAAVRTEEIHHQEPDLACEVCLDEEAKTVCQLCRHLAACETCDALLNQCPYCLCEIASRVTVHRGNIEDADDEHGRGRNLFRCPEWVTDCACARPFKRTPEEEVDNP from the exons ATGGGG ACCCCATCTGCTGACAACTCAGCTGGTTTAGCTGAAGCAGCGGTGAGAACTG aaGAGATACATCATCAGGAGCCGGACCTTGCCTGTGAGGTCTGTCTGGACGAGGAAGCAAAGACTGTGTGTCAGCTCTGTAGACACCTGGCGGCATGCGAGACGTGTGATGCACTTCTGAATCAGTGTCCCTACTGTCTATGTGAGATCGCAAGCCGAGTGACCGTCCATCG GGGCAACATTGAAGATGCTGATGATGAACACGGACGAGGACGAAACCTTTTCAG GTGTCCTGAATGGGTGACTGATTGCGCCTGCGCCCGCCCCTTTAAAAGGACTCCTGAAGAAGAGGTGGATAATCCATAA